A genomic stretch from Vibrio cortegadensis includes:
- a CDS encoding GNAT family N-acetyltransferase codes for MDFTVRTATQDDYEFTFSLKKLAEVDAITAIFGWDEELQRELHLIEWHQGLPELIYVDGEPVGSYMLVENNEIWHFSRFFLLPNFHGKGIGSKILQQVSDTLDSYQQPCKLCYLQGSRVQTLYPRFGFVKCSEDDQFVYMIRYPTK; via the coding sequence ATGGATTTCACGGTAAGAACCGCGACACAAGATGATTATGAATTTACATTTTCTCTCAAAAAATTGGCTGAGGTAGATGCTATTACTGCGATTTTTGGCTGGGATGAAGAGTTACAACGCGAATTACACCTTATCGAGTGGCACCAAGGGCTTCCGGAACTTATTTACGTTGACGGGGAACCGGTTGGCAGCTACATGTTGGTCGAAAACAATGAGATTTGGCATTTTTCACGTTTTTTCCTACTACCCAATTTTCATGGGAAAGGGATAGGAAGCAAAATTTTACAACAAGTGAGCGACACTCTCGATTCGTATCAACAACCTTGCAAACTCTGTTACTTACAGGGAAGCCGAGTACAGACACTCTACCCTCGCTTTGGCTTTGTTAAATGCAGTGAAGATGATCAGTTTGTCTATATGATCCGTTATCCAACGAAATAA
- a CDS encoding efflux RND transporter periplasmic adaptor subunit, translating into MKISLFTPRYLALCLSSALFSQHVLAIDLIGHTKSKQPLNVVSEISGKIETANIEIGEEVIRGKTIANIKAQDFALEVRKQTANLELAKADLTIKTSVYERYKELRQKKSLSQNELDIAQADYQSAKAKVSLAEIELIKAELDLKNTQINTSINGYVVNRAVENGTWVSQGDLLYQIVNIDTLNVRLLASEFDIAELSIGQPIELWSESNPQSKIQSVIKRIGVEIDPQQFAYPVEVEIDNFQHQFKPGMSIHATTTVTPISQTQSE; encoded by the coding sequence ATGAAAATTTCTTTATTTACTCCACGATACCTCGCATTGTGCCTATCGAGCGCACTTTTCTCTCAACATGTATTAGCTATCGACCTAATTGGACATACCAAAAGTAAGCAACCACTTAATGTCGTGTCTGAAATCAGTGGCAAAATTGAAACCGCCAATATTGAAATTGGTGAAGAAGTCATTCGCGGTAAGACTATCGCCAATATCAAAGCTCAAGACTTTGCTTTAGAAGTCAGAAAACAGACCGCCAACCTTGAGCTAGCGAAAGCTGATTTAACGATCAAAACGTCGGTCTATGAACGCTATAAAGAACTGCGTCAGAAAAAAAGCTTATCTCAAAATGAACTTGATATTGCACAAGCCGATTACCAAAGTGCAAAAGCAAAGGTATCACTGGCAGAAATTGAGCTAATAAAAGCAGAACTCGATCTTAAAAACACCCAAATCAATACTTCTATTAACGGCTACGTGGTTAATCGCGCGGTTGAGAATGGCACTTGGGTAAGCCAAGGCGATCTGCTTTATCAAATAGTCAACATTGACACTTTAAATGTTCGTTTGCTTGCCAGTGAGTTCGATATTGCAGAACTGAGTATCGGGCAACCTATCGAGCTTTGGTCAGAGTCTAATCCACAATCAAAAATTCAGTCCGTAATCAAACGTATTGGTGTGGAGATCGATCCTCAGCAATTTGCTTATCCGGTAGAAGTCGAAATTGATAATTTTCAACATCAGTTTAAACCAGGAATGTCCATTCATGCTACGACAACGGTCACTCCTATTTCCCAAACTCAATCTGAATAG
- the nqrM gene encoding (Na+)-NQR maturation NqrM encodes MVYVATFLVFLITIILMAIGVLFHRRSIQGSCGGLNQVDIERVCNCETTCEEHSRVLYKIQEPSTTKMPSES; translated from the coding sequence ATGGTCTATGTCGCGACATTTCTGGTTTTTCTGATCACCATTATTCTCATGGCTATTGGTGTGCTCTTCCATCGGAGGAGTATTCAAGGAAGTTGTGGCGGATTAAATCAGGTCGATATTGAACGGGTATGTAATTGTGAAACGACTTGTGAGGAGCACTCTCGCGTTCTATACAAAATACAAGAACCTAGCACAACAAAAATGCCGAGTGAATCGTAA
- a CDS encoding NAD(P)H-dependent oxidoreductase, whose product MSHQIIKDLNNRYTAKKYDSTKRISAEDMDVLKEAIRLSASSINSQPWKFIVLESDEAKQRFHDTFANKHQFNQPHAKEASHVILFAHNPYFTKDDYKKVVDAEVTSGHLPADMFDTMLNGAFAFAESNTDDTGFNGYWTQKQTYIALGNTLHVLARLGIDSTPMEGVDPEMIGDIFKEELKGYACDFALAIGYHKDGEDYNHGLPKARLATEDVITVL is encoded by the coding sequence ATGTCGCATCAAATCATCAAAGATCTAAATAATCGTTACACTGCAAAGAAATATGACTCGACTAAGCGTATTTCAGCGGAAGACATGGACGTACTGAAAGAAGCGATTCGCTTATCTGCATCTTCAATTAACTCACAGCCTTGGAAGTTTATTGTGCTTGAGAGTGATGAAGCCAAACAGCGCTTTCACGATACTTTTGCAAACAAGCATCAATTTAATCAGCCACACGCAAAAGAAGCTTCGCATGTCATTCTATTTGCTCACAACCCGTACTTTACGAAAGATGATTACAAGAAAGTGGTGGATGCTGAAGTGACATCAGGACACTTACCTGCTGACATGTTCGATACCATGCTGAATGGCGCGTTTGCATTTGCAGAGTCAAACACTGACGACACTGGCTTCAATGGCTACTGGACTCAAAAACAGACTTATATCGCGCTAGGAAATACGCTGCATGTTTTAGCTCGTTTGGGTATTGATTCTACTCCGATGGAAGGCGTTGATCCTGAAATGATTGGTGATATCTTTAAAGAAGAACTTAAAGGTTATGCTTGTGATTTTGCATTAGCGATTGGTTACCATAAAGATGGTGAAGATTATAACCACGGCTTACCAAAAGCGCGTCTGGCAACAGAAGATGTGATCACTGTATTGTAA
- a CDS encoding DUF134 domain-containing protein, with protein sequence MARPKISRRICSTPAHSCFKPNGVPMKDLQQIVLLAEEFEAIRLADVVGANQQESADQMGVSRQTFGNIIKRARGKIALSIVEGKALMLQEQEQEQEL encoded by the coding sequence ATGGCTAGACCTAAAATATCTCGACGCATATGCAGCACGCCTGCTCACAGTTGTTTCAAGCCCAACGGGGTGCCAATGAAAGATCTTCAACAGATCGTGTTGTTGGCTGAAGAGTTTGAAGCTATTCGTTTAGCGGATGTTGTTGGGGCGAACCAGCAAGAATCAGCCGATCAAATGGGCGTCTCTCGTCAAACTTTCGGTAACATCATTAAGAGAGCCCGTGGAAAAATAGCCCTGAGTATCGTTGAAGGTAAGGCGCTAATGTTGCAAGAACAAGAACAAGAACAAGAGCTGTAG
- a CDS encoding sensor histidine kinase: MRKLREILFNQSLGNSIEDVKKRLIFIFSVLALSTSFFVFFSFSLYLIFNENTQLELYLRSFEQIAKDHYSLVKGDTASLGPYIQAYYSDVDLDSEITELLPLANNSVTQLRMYDDDGFLVFYSSFLDNQGNTVPLYLVVGNRAIDFGDDGWEVLMLSSFGLMCFLILFLRFALRRVFDGLMSPVSELSEQLSNNSQDDFKVTRHSIDEIQQLTSHLNDYKQMKERLAKQEMMFAKYASHELKTPIAVVLGAANLQAMKDDPDFQAKQRERILVAANNMQATVEVLLSIVKQENVRNATDLHLVQESDLQLGKYSNKMEAGVVFSSEIEPNCQLNMPPVVLNMILKNLLNNAIRFTQQGEISLLIDSHCIQVIDSGSGLTDKLETEHGLGLLIVKRLCDSYGWTFELSNNVTRGCCAKLTF, from the coding sequence ATGAGAAAATTACGAGAAATATTGTTTAACCAATCATTAGGCAATTCGATTGAAGATGTAAAAAAACGACTGATTTTTATTTTCTCAGTCTTAGCGCTATCAACATCATTTTTTGTCTTTTTTTCTTTTTCTCTCTATCTGATTTTCAATGAAAATACACAGTTAGAACTATATCTTCGTTCTTTTGAGCAAATAGCAAAAGATCATTACTCGCTAGTAAAAGGTGATACCGCTAGTTTAGGACCCTATATACAAGCTTATTATAGTGACGTTGATTTGGATTCTGAAATCACAGAATTGCTCCCACTTGCAAACAATAGTGTAACGCAACTCCGAATGTATGATGATGACGGTTTTTTAGTTTTTTATTCATCATTTTTAGATAACCAAGGCAATACGGTTCCGCTCTATTTGGTTGTAGGTAATCGTGCAATTGATTTTGGTGATGACGGGTGGGAAGTGTTGATGCTGAGCTCTTTCGGCTTAATGTGTTTTCTGATCCTGTTCTTACGTTTTGCATTACGTCGAGTTTTCGATGGTTTAATGTCTCCTGTTTCGGAATTAAGTGAACAATTATCAAACAACAGTCAGGATGACTTTAAGGTTACAAGGCATTCAATCGATGAAATTCAACAGTTAACCTCACACCTGAATGATTATAAGCAGATGAAGGAACGACTTGCTAAGCAAGAGATGATGTTTGCCAAATATGCGAGCCATGAGTTGAAAACACCTATTGCCGTGGTGCTAGGGGCGGCAAACCTTCAAGCAATGAAAGATGATCCCGATTTTCAAGCTAAGCAACGCGAGAGAATTCTTGTCGCGGCGAATAATATGCAGGCGACGGTTGAAGTGCTCTTGAGCATAGTGAAACAGGAAAATGTGCGTAATGCGACTGATCTCCACCTTGTACAAGAGTCTGACCTTCAGCTTGGAAAGTACAGTAATAAGATGGAGGCTGGTGTTGTATTCAGCAGCGAAATTGAACCAAATTGCCAATTGAATATGCCTCCCGTTGTTCTCAATATGATATTAAAAAACCTGCTCAACAATGCCATCCGTTTTACTCAGCAAGGTGAAATCTCTCTTTTGATTGATTCTCACTGTATCCAAGTTATTGATTCGGGTAGCGGTTTAACAGATAAGCTAGAAACGGAACATGGCTTAGGTCTTCTTATTGTAAAACGCTTATGTGATAGCTATGGCTGGACTTTTGAACTATCTAATAATGTAACCAGAGGTTGTTGCGCAAAGCTGACTTTTTAG
- a CDS encoding alpha-amylase translates to MFSTKAIATAYTLGLTLVAANAFAAPTITISTTTNSRDFPLDPQNALVVPLTKDSYTLNISGVEGNCSAPETQKVKFNRPLQLQCGAPTELPLKIRFTGDYSFAYDEQQHSLTFKREPKKSTKKEFKRPIPNVTCDAFSDSLDSDGLVTVNLGDSYPEGTVLTEAFSQQKVVVKDQAVQFKPAANSGNLALFEPAEKQKKPQNLDYRNANIYFVMVDRFNNADSSNDQSYGRRKDGKDEVGTFHGGDLKGVIEKLDYIQSLGTDAIWLSPIVEQVHGFVGGGDSGSFPFYAYHGYWTRDFTKIDENFGNDNDLQTLVQEAHKRGIKVLLDAVINHSGYSTLADLQFDGVNVQTQPNSLPTKWADWTPKSGENWHDYHKNIDYKSPNWSQWWGGDWVRSGLPGYTAPGSSDITMSLAGLPDFITESDKAVTPPQWLLNNPGTRVEKRDNYSVADYLIEWQTDWVKRFGIDGYRVDTVKHVEGDVWKRLKKEASSSLETWRKANDKSGQPFWMMGEVWGHTAYRSPYFDDGFDALINFDMQKKLDKGAACFSQMQSTYQDYANTIQEEADFNPVSYMSSHDTELFFSRFKSYDMQRNAANALLLSPGAIQVYYGDEVGRNTGPYADDFHQGTRSDMVWKRDNNQDTLLKHWQTLGQFRQAHPAIGAGVHQEIKQNNGYAFSRTLGEDKVIVAYFGRDKS, encoded by the coding sequence ATGTTTTCGACCAAAGCCATCGCCACTGCTTATACTCTAGGGCTCACTTTAGTGGCTGCAAACGCATTTGCGGCACCAACAATTACCATTTCCACCACAACGAATAGCCGTGACTTCCCACTTGATCCACAGAATGCGTTGGTTGTCCCTCTTACCAAAGATTCATATACGCTTAATATCAGCGGTGTGGAGGGTAACTGTTCTGCACCTGAAACCCAAAAAGTGAAATTTAACCGACCACTTCAATTGCAGTGCGGTGCGCCAACCGAGTTACCATTAAAAATTCGTTTCACTGGCGATTACTCGTTCGCATATGATGAGCAGCAACATTCACTGACATTTAAGCGCGAACCTAAAAAGTCGACTAAGAAAGAGTTCAAGCGCCCTATCCCAAATGTCACTTGTGATGCTTTCAGTGACAGCTTAGATAGCGATGGGTTGGTTACCGTTAACCTTGGTGATAGCTATCCAGAAGGCACCGTTCTTACTGAAGCTTTTAGCCAGCAAAAAGTGGTCGTAAAAGATCAAGCCGTACAATTTAAGCCTGCAGCAAACAGTGGCAATCTGGCTTTATTCGAACCAGCAGAGAAGCAGAAAAAACCGCAAAATTTGGACTACCGAAATGCCAATATCTATTTTGTAATGGTGGATCGTTTCAACAATGCCGATAGCAGTAACGATCAAAGTTACGGACGAAGAAAAGATGGCAAAGACGAAGTCGGCACATTCCATGGAGGCGATTTAAAAGGCGTTATCGAAAAGCTTGATTACATTCAAAGCCTTGGTACAGACGCGATTTGGTTATCTCCAATTGTAGAGCAAGTGCATGGGTTTGTTGGTGGTGGCGACAGTGGATCTTTCCCATTCTATGCGTACCACGGATATTGGACTCGTGATTTCACCAAGATTGATGAGAATTTCGGTAACGACAACGATTTACAAACTCTAGTTCAAGAGGCGCATAAACGTGGCATTAAGGTGCTGCTAGATGCCGTTATCAATCACTCAGGCTACTCCACTTTAGCTGACTTACAGTTTGATGGCGTTAATGTTCAAACTCAACCAAACTCACTACCGACCAAATGGGCAGATTGGACACCTAAAAGCGGTGAAAACTGGCACGATTACCATAAGAACATCGATTATAAGAGCCCTAATTGGAGCCAATGGTGGGGTGGCGACTGGGTTCGTTCAGGGCTGCCTGGTTATACCGCTCCAGGTTCAAGTGACATCACTATGTCTCTCGCAGGGCTTCCTGACTTTATCACTGAATCCGATAAAGCAGTAACACCTCCACAATGGTTGCTGAATAACCCAGGCACGCGTGTAGAGAAACGAGATAACTACTCTGTTGCTGATTACTTAATTGAGTGGCAAACCGATTGGGTTAAGCGCTTTGGTATCGATGGCTATCGTGTTGACACCGTAAAACACGTAGAAGGCGACGTGTGGAAACGCTTGAAAAAAGAGGCAAGCTCAAGCTTAGAAACGTGGCGCAAAGCGAACGACAAATCAGGACAACCTTTCTGGATGATGGGCGAAGTTTGGGGGCATACTGCTTACCGTAGCCCATATTTTGATGATGGGTTCGACGCACTGATCAACTTCGATATGCAGAAAAAATTAGACAAAGGCGCGGCCTGCTTTAGTCAAATGCAATCAACCTATCAAGATTACGCAAACACGATCCAAGAAGAGGCAGACTTTAACCCTGTAAGCTACATGTCTTCACACGATACCGAGCTATTTTTCAGCCGTTTCAAATCTTATGACATGCAACGCAACGCAGCGAATGCCCTACTTCTGAGCCCAGGAGCAATACAGGTTTATTACGGCGATGAAGTGGGTCGAAATACTGGTCCTTATGCAGATGACTTCCACCAAGGTACACGTTCTGACATGGTTTGGAAAAGAGACAATAACCAAGATACGCTATTGAAACACTGGCAAACCCTTGGCCAATTCCGTCAAGCTCACCCTGCAATTGGCGCTGGCGTCCATCAAGAGATCAAACAGAACAATGGTTATGCCTTCTCGCGCACCTTAGGTGAAGACAAAGTCATTGTTGCGTATTTTGGGCGAGATAAATCTTAA
- a CDS encoding LysR family transcriptional regulator has protein sequence MSVTSQLSLFRDVVQQGSFSKAAALHDMDNSSLSKQIKKLEVALGVQLINRSTRSFSLTSAGEDILQQTHILLDTLDQIHNIADSYHAEPKGILRITSGIFFGQQYLQPVISTFMKRYPDVKILLSLDDKKSDIIADHFDLAFRIGKLTESNLIAKKIANTNFALVASEQFIEQYGMPTTPEELIKLPAVIYSNGDVNLDHLRMSEEPHGEVMKSYKMQGNYKVSDVRTMISAVKDGLGYSQIDLFNLECPIKHSQLKPLLTNYTISNMDTGIYAIYPHRKQTLLVKAFIDAVLDYIGTPPFWEEHIPNYKNLYK, from the coding sequence ATGTCAGTGACCAGCCAGCTATCCCTATTTCGAGACGTTGTACAACAAGGTTCATTTTCCAAAGCGGCAGCTCTACACGACATGGACAACTCTTCACTTTCAAAGCAAATAAAGAAATTAGAGGTGGCGCTAGGCGTTCAACTCATTAACCGTTCCACACGATCATTTTCATTGACCTCTGCGGGTGAGGACATTCTTCAACAAACCCATATTCTGCTTGATACGCTTGACCAAATTCATAACATTGCAGACTCTTATCATGCAGAGCCTAAAGGTATCTTACGCATCACTTCTGGGATTTTCTTTGGACAACAGTATCTTCAACCTGTGATATCAACGTTCATGAAGCGCTACCCTGATGTGAAAATCCTCTTATCACTTGATGACAAAAAATCAGACATCATCGCGGATCATTTTGATCTAGCTTTTCGAATTGGGAAGCTCACAGAGTCCAATTTAATCGCAAAAAAAATAGCGAATACCAACTTCGCTCTCGTTGCGTCTGAACAGTTTATTGAACAATACGGGATGCCTACGACACCTGAAGAGTTGATTAAATTGCCTGCTGTTATCTATAGCAATGGTGATGTGAACTTAGATCATCTTCGAATGAGTGAAGAGCCACATGGTGAGGTGATGAAAAGCTACAAAATGCAGGGTAATTATAAAGTCAGCGATGTGAGAACCATGATAAGTGCAGTAAAAGATGGACTTGGTTACAGCCAAATTGATCTGTTTAACCTCGAGTGCCCAATCAAACATTCGCAACTAAAACCCTTGCTAACCAACTATACGATTTCCAACATGGATACAGGGATCTACGCCATCTACCCTCATCGAAAACAGACCTTATTGGTTAAAGCTTTTATCGATGCCGTTCTTGATTACATTGGAACACCACCCTTTTGGGAAGAGCATATCCCAAACTATAAAAACCTCTATAAATAG
- a CDS encoding NifB/NifX family molybdenum-iron cluster-binding protein — protein MIYAVPCNNATIAGHYSKANQFLIVDDNKTQSFFIDNPAVSVGGCQGKKQLVEQLIKHHVDTVVIRNIGERLLTKLFNHNISVYKASRNSELMSVHPSQLEIVTDLSAARPSINHKKKGCHSEKTRDVNSHSKKLSPQTIKSLRQVLGLHSQESEQ, from the coding sequence ATGATCTACGCCGTACCTTGCAACAACGCGACTATCGCTGGGCACTATTCGAAAGCAAACCAATTCTTAATTGTTGATGACAATAAGACACAGTCATTTTTCATTGATAACCCCGCTGTTTCTGTTGGCGGTTGCCAAGGAAAAAAACAGCTTGTTGAACAGTTGATCAAGCACCACGTCGATACGGTTGTCATCCGAAATATAGGCGAGCGTTTGCTAACAAAGTTATTCAACCACAATATTTCAGTATATAAAGCGAGCCGAAATTCTGAGCTTATGTCTGTCCATCCATCACAACTTGAAATCGTGACAGATTTGAGTGCAGCACGTCCGTCGATAAATCATAAAAAAAAGGGATGTCATTCAGAAAAAACAAGAGATGTGAACAGTCACTCTAAGAAGCTATCTCCTCAAACCATTAAGTCTTTGCGTCAAGTTCTGGGGCTTCATTCGCAGGAAAGTGAACAATGA
- a CDS encoding aldo/keto reductase — MVVKVSIAPQGPELSEMIQGYWRTADWQMTSKQRLNFLKQHIVLGITTVDHADIYGNYECEKLFGEALALEPALREQIQIVTKCDINLCGAKSPDRKINHYDTSAAHIHQSVNNSLERLGVDDIDALLIHRPDALMDADEVADVFAELYKVGKVKHFGVSNFSPRQFELLQSRLGKSLVTNQVEINPLNFDVVDDGTLDQLQMNRVRPMAWSCLAGGELFSGETEQAKRVRDELDAIRVELGAASIDQVIYAWVRRLPSKPLPIIGSGKIERVKAAVEALKLEMTREQWYRIWVASKGHGVP, encoded by the coding sequence ATGGTTGTTAAAGTATCCATTGCGCCACAAGGACCAGAATTGTCAGAGATGATTCAAGGCTATTGGCGAACGGCTGACTGGCAAATGACATCAAAGCAACGTCTTAATTTTTTGAAACAGCACATTGTTCTTGGCATCACGACGGTTGATCACGCCGATATTTATGGTAACTACGAGTGCGAAAAATTATTTGGTGAAGCCTTGGCTTTAGAGCCTGCTCTTAGAGAACAAATCCAAATCGTCACTAAATGTGATATCAACTTATGTGGGGCGAAGAGTCCAGATCGTAAAATCAATCATTACGATACTAGCGCCGCTCATATTCATCAGTCGGTAAATAATTCACTTGAGCGTTTAGGAGTGGATGATATTGACGCACTGTTGATACATCGCCCAGATGCATTAATGGATGCTGATGAAGTCGCTGATGTTTTCGCTGAGTTATATAAAGTCGGTAAGGTTAAGCATTTCGGTGTGTCGAATTTTAGCCCTCGTCAATTTGAGTTATTGCAATCACGCTTAGGAAAATCGCTTGTCACCAATCAAGTTGAAATCAATCCCCTTAATTTTGATGTGGTTGATGATGGAACGTTGGATCAATTGCAAATGAACCGAGTTCGCCCGATGGCTTGGTCATGTTTAGCGGGTGGTGAATTATTCAGTGGCGAAACTGAGCAGGCGAAACGTGTACGAGATGAGTTGGATGCGATTCGAGTAGAGCTTGGTGCTGCGAGTATTGATCAAGTCATCTACGCTTGGGTTCGTCGCCTACCTTCAAAACCATTGCCTATCATTGGTTCAGGTAAAATCGAGCGTGTAAAAGCAGCGGTTGAAGCACTTAAATTAGAGATGACGCGTGAACAGTGGTATCGAATTTGGGTCGCTTCAAAAGGCCACGGTGTGCCTTAG
- a CDS encoding response regulator transcription factor, whose amino-acid sequence MLENKQILVVEDNEELQGILADFLEVKGAQVDFADNGELGLTLALEHEFDAIILDVMMPKKDGMQVAKELRQLGCTTPVLMLTALNGRDDLLKGFEHGVDDFVTKPFNFPELEVRLTALIKRYRGEVASSLIQYGGLKIDQNSHTVTREGQVLVVTPVMYQLLVKFVKAAPDVVSRDVLIHEIWGDDVPDKDVLRSHIYLLRNVLDKPFEKPMLITVPKFGFRLEA is encoded by the coding sequence ATGTTAGAGAATAAACAGATACTTGTGGTTGAAGATAATGAAGAGCTTCAAGGTATTTTGGCCGATTTTTTAGAAGTAAAAGGTGCACAAGTAGATTTTGCCGATAATGGTGAACTCGGTTTAACTCTCGCATTAGAGCATGAATTCGACGCAATTATTCTCGATGTTATGATGCCCAAGAAAGATGGTATGCAGGTCGCAAAAGAGTTGCGTCAATTAGGCTGTACCACGCCAGTACTGATGTTAACGGCACTGAATGGACGAGATGATTTATTAAAAGGTTTTGAACATGGGGTGGATGATTTTGTCACTAAACCATTTAACTTCCCTGAATTAGAAGTACGCCTAACTGCATTAATCAAGCGGTACAGAGGTGAGGTTGCTAGCTCTTTGATTCAGTATGGGGGTTTAAAAATTGATCAAAATTCACATACAGTTACTCGTGAAGGCCAGGTGCTTGTTGTTACTCCTGTGATGTATCAGCTATTGGTGAAATTTGTGAAAGCAGCTCCGGATGTGGTTTCTCGCGATGTGCTTATACATGAAATATGGGGAGATGATGTACCAGACAAGGATGTACTACGAAGCCATATTTATCTATTAAGAAATGTGTTGGATAAGCCATTTGAAAAACCTATGCTAATCACTGTGCCAAAATTTGGCTTTAGGTTAGAAGCGTAG
- a CDS encoding PaaI family thioesterase has translation MLIQRPENHQSCVICGEKKSDRELGLTFIVEDEGVVSTTFTPTRVVQGYQGVMHGGMICSLLDSAMTNCLFSLGVHAMTADLNVRFIHPVPLDQPITILGEFIQQRRGIYQLSSSLTHLGVKLATATAKFVVPKS, from the coding sequence ATGTTAATACAACGACCTGAAAACCACCAATCGTGCGTGATTTGTGGTGAGAAAAAATCGGACCGTGAACTGGGACTCACCTTTATTGTGGAAGACGAAGGTGTTGTCAGCACAACATTTACCCCCACTCGTGTCGTTCAAGGTTACCAAGGAGTCATGCATGGCGGCATGATCTGTTCACTTTTAGACTCAGCAATGACCAACTGTCTATTTTCGTTAGGCGTTCATGCCATGACAGCCGATCTTAATGTGCGCTTCATTCACCCTGTTCCACTCGATCAACCGATTACCATTCTGGGTGAGTTCATCCAACAGAGGAGAGGGATATATCAACTATCAAGCAGTTTGACACATCTAGGCGTAAAACTTGCCACGGCTACGGCTAAATTTGTGGTTCCAAAATCTTAA
- the dbpA gene encoding ATP-dependent RNA helicase DbpA — protein MSNTSFSTLGLQPELLTNLDSLGYTQMTPIQALSLPTILAGKDVIGQGKTGSGKTAAFALGLLSNLNVKRFRVQTLVLCPTRELADQVAKEIRTIARTIHNIKVLTLCGGMPMGPQIGSLEHGAHILVGTPGRILDHMDRGRIDLSELNTLVLDEADRMMDMGFQDSLDAIISEAPKDRQTLLFSATFPAEIKKVADRITKQAEMVKVESTHDHSSIQQFFYKMEGSEARDNALELLLLHHQPESSVVFCNTKKEVQNVADELHHRGFSVIELHGDLEQRERDQALVQFANKSVSILVATDVAARGLDVDNLDAVFNFELSRDPEVHVHRIGRTGRAGSKGIACSFFSEKEMHRVMQIDEYMDMPIEPVTLPAKPAAQPYQAKMVTIQIDGGKKQKVRAGDILGALTSQGGIDGKMVGKINLLAIRAYVAVDRSVAKQALKKIEAGKMKGRQFRARLLK, from the coding sequence TTGAGCAATACATCTTTTTCCACTTTGGGTCTTCAACCAGAGCTATTAACAAACCTTGATTCTCTTGGTTATACACAAATGACACCGATTCAAGCGTTGAGTTTACCAACGATTTTGGCTGGCAAGGATGTAATCGGTCAAGGTAAAACAGGTTCAGGAAAAACAGCAGCATTCGCTCTGGGATTACTGTCTAACCTGAATGTGAAACGCTTTCGAGTTCAAACGTTAGTGCTTTGTCCAACCCGTGAGTTGGCGGATCAAGTAGCAAAAGAGATCCGAACTATTGCTCGTACTATTCATAATATTAAAGTGCTGACTTTATGTGGCGGTATGCCAATGGGACCACAAATTGGTTCATTGGAACACGGCGCTCATATTTTAGTGGGTACACCTGGTCGTATTCTTGACCATATGGATCGTGGACGTATCGATTTGTCAGAACTAAATACACTGGTTCTTGATGAAGCGGATCGTATGATGGATATGGGTTTCCAAGATTCACTGGATGCAATTATCAGTGAAGCACCAAAAGATCGTCAAACGTTACTTTTCAGTGCAACATTCCCTGCAGAAATCAAAAAAGTTGCTGATCGTATTACGAAGCAAGCTGAGATGGTGAAAGTAGAATCGACTCACGATCATTCAAGTATTCAGCAGTTCTTCTATAAAATGGAAGGCAGTGAAGCTCGTGACAATGCGCTTGAATTACTTTTATTGCACCATCAACCAGAATCATCAGTGGTATTCTGTAATACCAAAAAAGAAGTACAAAACGTAGCGGATGAGCTGCATCATCGTGGATTCAGTGTTATTGAATTGCATGGGGATTTAGAGCAACGCGAACGAGATCAAGCATTGGTACAGTTTGCTAACAAGAGTGTTTCCATTCTTGTTGCTACAGATGTTGCTGCTCGTGGTCTTGATGTTGATAACCTTGATGCTGTATTCAACTTTGAATTATCTCGTGATCCTGAAGTCCATGTTCACCGTATTGGTCGTACAGGCCGCGCAGGAAGTAAAGGTATCGCATGCAGCTTCTTTAGCGAAAAAGAGATGCATCGTGTCATGCAGATTGATGAATACATGGACATGCCAATTGAGCCAGTGACATTACCTGCAAAACCAGCGGCACAGCCTTACCAAGCTAAGATGGTCACCATTCAAATTGATGGCGGGAAGAAGCAGAAAGTACGCGCAGGGGATATTCTGGGCGCGCTAACTAGTCAAGGTGGTATTGATGGCAAAATGGTAGGTAAAATCAACCTACTTGCTATTCGTGCATACGTTGCTGTTGATCGTTCTGTGGCGAAACAGGCGCTGAAAAAAATTGAAGCCGGAAAAATGAAAGGCCGCCAATTTAGAGCTCGCTTGCTTAAATAA